From the genome of Streptomyces sp. NBC_01260, one region includes:
- a CDS encoding benzoate/H(+) symporter BenE family transporter, protein MFVIARIRSAAPPSAVAAGLIAVMVGVTSSAALVFTAAKAAGADPREISSWMLALGVGLACTCIGLSLRYRAPVVTAWSTPGAALLTTGLSGVSMAQAVGAFVFSALLIFLSGVTGWFGRVMGRIPVPLAAALLAGVLLRFGTGLFSTMHGSFAVAFPMFVLYLLGRRLLPRYAVLLALGAGVVATAFTGGWQLGKVRFALATPVFVTPEFDWKVLVSVGAPLFVVTMASQNLPGVAAIRGAGYDVPVSPLMTWTGAANAVLAPFGAFGLNLAAITAAICTGEEAHPDRDRRYLAAVWAGVFYLCVGLLGATVATLLTAMPHALVLAIAGIGLLATIESSLSTALADKSSREAAVVTFLATASGVTLLGIGSAFWGLLAGLITSAIASLGRTGRKTPSPEPSPRELRVP, encoded by the coding sequence ATGTTCGTGATCGCCCGCATACGCTCGGCCGCGCCTCCCTCGGCCGTGGCCGCCGGACTGATCGCCGTCATGGTCGGGGTCACCAGCTCGGCAGCCCTGGTGTTCACGGCGGCGAAGGCGGCGGGCGCCGACCCGCGCGAGATCTCCTCCTGGATGCTCGCCCTCGGCGTCGGCCTGGCCTGCACCTGCATCGGGCTGTCGCTGCGCTACCGGGCACCTGTCGTCACCGCGTGGTCGACGCCCGGAGCGGCGCTCCTGACGACCGGACTGAGCGGCGTGTCCATGGCCCAGGCGGTCGGTGCGTTCGTCTTCTCCGCGCTGCTCATCTTCCTCAGCGGGGTGACCGGGTGGTTCGGCCGCGTCATGGGCCGGATCCCGGTACCGCTGGCGGCAGCGCTGCTGGCGGGGGTCCTGCTGCGGTTCGGCACGGGTCTGTTCAGCACGATGCACGGCAGCTTCGCGGTCGCCTTCCCGATGTTCGTGCTCTACCTGCTCGGCAGGCGCCTGCTCCCCCGGTACGCCGTGCTGCTGGCCCTCGGCGCGGGGGTGGTGGCCACGGCGTTCACCGGCGGATGGCAGTTGGGCAAGGTCCGGTTCGCCCTGGCCACACCGGTGTTCGTCACCCCGGAGTTCGACTGGAAGGTCCTTGTCAGCGTCGGCGCCCCGCTGTTCGTGGTCACGATGGCATCGCAGAATCTGCCAGGTGTCGCGGCGATCCGCGGCGCCGGCTACGACGTACCGGTGTCCCCGCTGATGACATGGACCGGGGCGGCCAACGCCGTACTGGCACCGTTCGGTGCGTTCGGCCTCAACCTCGCCGCCATCACGGCCGCCATCTGCACGGGCGAGGAGGCACACCCCGACCGCGACCGGCGCTACCTGGCGGCAGTCTGGGCCGGCGTCTTCTACCTCTGTGTCGGCCTGCTCGGCGCGACAGTCGCCACGCTCCTGACCGCGATGCCGCACGCGCTGGTCCTGGCGATCGCCGGAATCGGTCTGCTCGCCACCATCGAGTCATCCCTGTCCACGGCCCTGGCCGACAAGTCGTCGCGGGAGGCGGCTGTCGTGACCTTCCTCGCCACGGCCTCCGGTGTGACGCTCCTGGGGATCGGATCCGCGTTCTGGGGGCTCCTCGCCGGCCTGATCACCAGCGCGATCGCCTCATTGGGACGGACCGGCCGCAAAACCCCCTCACCCGAACCGTCCCCGCGCGAACTCCGCGTCCCGTGA
- a CDS encoding urease accessory protein UreH domain-containing protein, which translates to MNRKPPRVLASLTLTGTLTVLLAGLATTAHAHPLGNFTVNHHTGLTFRKDGVDALIVVDRAEIATAQERPRADRDHSGAVDAAEARSFAAADCAVLTRQLRLDIAGTPVRWKTASSTFTFQPGEAGLRTSRLSCTLSARADLDAAADIDVRTEYDERRVGWQEMTARGQGVTLTRSTLPTTSPTGELRHYPKDPLATPLDQRSARLRTEPGEGRSAAAPRTVLPGAGPVTAVLDKVSGVFDGLVGRRELTIPAGLLALLLSLVLGASHAALPGHGKTIMAAYLAGRRGTPRDAVTVGVTVTFTHTAGVLALGLALPLATSLAGETVLTWLGLISGLMVTGIGLWLLRAALTKRPVHGHGHGHGHGHGHDDDPASDSEGHEHHHDHDHASETAFPVGPPAPARFVPRRRRPQPLVAEQSGTVLAPARERTHSHSHSHSHSHSHTPQPGERAGGPARTRKSRTGLIGMGVAGGLVPSPSALVVLLGAVALGRTAFGVLLVVGYGLGMAATLTLAGLLLVRLRDRFEARADKYVRLRAPFARLAGIGPAASAALVLAVGALLTLRAAAGPW; encoded by the coding sequence ATGAACCGAAAGCCCCCGCGCGTCCTCGCCTCGCTGACCCTCACGGGAACGCTGACCGTGCTCCTGGCAGGCCTCGCCACCACGGCGCACGCACACCCCCTGGGCAACTTCACGGTCAATCACCACACCGGACTCACCTTCCGGAAGGACGGCGTCGACGCGCTGATCGTGGTGGACCGTGCGGAGATCGCCACCGCACAGGAACGCCCGCGTGCCGACCGGGACCACAGCGGCGCGGTCGACGCTGCCGAAGCGCGGTCCTTCGCCGCCGCCGACTGCGCCGTGCTCACCCGGCAGCTGCGCCTGGACATCGCGGGCACACCGGTGCGCTGGAAGACCGCGAGCAGCACGTTCACCTTCCAGCCGGGCGAAGCCGGTCTGCGGACCAGCAGGCTCAGCTGCACCCTCAGCGCCCGTGCGGACCTGGACGCCGCGGCGGACATCGACGTGCGCACGGAGTACGACGAACGGCGTGTCGGCTGGCAGGAGATGACCGCACGCGGACAGGGCGTCACACTCACCCGGTCGACGCTGCCCACCACCTCGCCCACCGGCGAACTACGCCACTATCCCAAGGACCCGCTGGCCACACCGCTGGACCAGCGGTCGGCCCGGCTGCGCACCGAACCCGGCGAAGGCCGCTCCGCCGCCGCCCCGCGTACGGTCCTGCCGGGCGCGGGCCCGGTCACCGCGGTGTTGGACAAGGTTTCCGGAGTCTTCGACGGACTTGTGGGGCGACGCGAACTGACCATCCCCGCAGGACTCCTGGCCCTGCTGCTCTCCCTCGTGCTCGGCGCCTCGCACGCCGCTCTTCCCGGCCACGGAAAGACGATCATGGCCGCGTATCTGGCAGGCCGCCGCGGTACTCCGCGGGACGCCGTCACCGTCGGAGTCACCGTCACCTTCACCCACACCGCAGGGGTGCTGGCGCTCGGTCTCGCCCTGCCGCTGGCGACCTCGCTGGCCGGTGAGACCGTCCTGACCTGGCTCGGCCTCATCAGCGGGCTGATGGTCACCGGGATCGGTCTGTGGCTCCTGCGTGCCGCACTGACGAAACGACCGGTTCACGGTCACGGTCACGGTCACGGACACGGACACGGTCACGATGACGACCCGGCGTCCGATTCGGAGGGCCATGAGCACCACCACGACCACGATCACGCTTCGGAGACGGCGTTCCCGGTCGGCCCGCCCGCCCCGGCACGGTTCGTGCCGAGGCGGCGCCGGCCGCAACCGCTGGTGGCCGAGCAGAGCGGTACGGTCCTCGCCCCGGCCAGGGAGCGTACTCACAGCCACAGCCACAGCCACAGCCACAGCCACAGCCACACCCCCCAGCCGGGGGAGCGGGCCGGCGGCCCAGCCCGGACCAGAAAGTCACGCACCGGCCTGATCGGGATGGGGGTCGCGGGAGGCCTCGTTCCCAGCCCCTCCGCCCTGGTCGTCCTGCTCGGCGCGGTCGCCCTCGGGCGAACCGCCTTCGGTGTGCTGCTCGTTGTCGGCTACGGCCTGGGAATGGCCGCGACGCTCACCCTCGCGGGCCTGCTGCTGGTGCGGCTGCGGGACAGGTTCGAGGCGCGTGCGGACAAGTACGTTCGTCTGCGCGCTCCGTTCGCCCGGCTCGCGGGGATCGGTCCGGCCGCGTCCGCCGCGCTCGTGCTGGCCGTCGGCGCGCTCCTGACCCTGAGGGCAGCGGCGGGCCCCTGGTAG
- a CDS encoding tetratricopeptide repeat protein: MPAPTDQLPASPARGGRRRLRSTAVTLALGGALFTVGALGLAPQQAPTVASGPEAPRSTDPAEALRTRVRKLPADPDGWSSLGMAYVQQARSTADAATYNRARTALRKSLALRPAGNFAAETGMGALESARHHFAEALTWARRATSANPYSAPAQGVLADALTQLGRYEDSYAAVQRMTDLRPDSSALARASYCWELRGDTARARELMNKSLQAAGTPAEKAFALTHLATLALETGDPHTALKLAGTGLAALPGDAALLEARARAHTALGHPRQAVTDFTAAVAAAPLPQYLLGLGDLQRSLGHREEAEEQYDVLRAQETLRRASGGAPDADAVLFEADHGNPETAVEMGRAALRQRSFIAVHDAYAWALHRAGRDTEAVEQAGLALALGTVSAPFHYHRALINQALGRTLAARADLRRALDTDPHFHPVDAPRARTALSRIEAAR, translated from the coding sequence ACGGCGGTCACGCTCGCCCTGGGGGGCGCCCTGTTCACGGTCGGGGCACTGGGCCTGGCTCCCCAGCAGGCGCCCACGGTCGCCTCCGGCCCGGAGGCACCCCGCAGCACGGACCCGGCCGAAGCCCTGCGGACCCGCGTACGCAAACTGCCCGCCGACCCCGACGGCTGGTCGTCCCTCGGCATGGCCTACGTACAACAGGCCCGCAGCACGGCGGACGCGGCCACCTACAACCGGGCCCGGACCGCCCTGCGCAAGTCCCTCGCCCTGCGGCCGGCCGGCAACTTCGCGGCGGAGACCGGGATGGGCGCCCTGGAATCCGCCCGCCACCACTTCGCCGAGGCCCTGACCTGGGCGCGGCGGGCCACCTCAGCCAACCCCTACAGCGCACCCGCCCAAGGCGTCCTGGCCGACGCACTCACCCAGCTCGGCCGCTACGAGGACTCCTACGCGGCGGTCCAGCGCATGACCGACCTCAGACCCGACAGCAGCGCCCTCGCGCGCGCCTCGTACTGCTGGGAACTCCGGGGCGACACCGCGCGGGCGCGCGAACTGATGAACAAGTCCCTCCAGGCGGCCGGGACTCCGGCCGAGAAGGCGTTCGCCCTGACCCACCTCGCCACGCTCGCCCTGGAGACCGGAGATCCGCACACCGCCCTGAAGCTGGCCGGCACCGGACTCGCCGCACTGCCCGGCGACGCCGCCCTGCTGGAGGCCCGCGCACGCGCCCACACCGCACTCGGCCACCCCCGGCAAGCCGTCACCGACTTCACCGCAGCCGTCGCCGCCGCACCCCTGCCGCAGTACCTCCTCGGCCTCGGCGACCTCCAGCGGTCACTCGGACACCGGGAGGAGGCCGAGGAGCAGTACGACGTACTCAGGGCGCAGGAGACGCTGCGGAGGGCGAGCGGCGGGGCGCCGGACGCGGACGCCGTCCTCTTCGAGGCCGATCACGGCAACCCGGAGACCGCGGTCGAGATGGGGCGCGCCGCACTGCGCCAGCGGTCCTTCATCGCGGTCCACGACGCGTACGCCTGGGCCCTGCACCGGGCCGGACGCGACACCGAGGCGGTCGAGCAGGCCGGCCTCGCACTGGCACTGGGCACCGTGAGCGCACCGTTCCACTATCACCGGGCGCTGATCAACCAGGCGCTCGGCCGGACCCTGGCCGCTCGCGCGGACCTCCGCCGGGCCCTGGACACCGATCCCCACTTCCATCCGGTGGACGCCCCCAGGGCGCGCACCGCGCTCAGCAGAATCGAAGCCGCCCGATGA
- a CDS encoding XRE family transcriptional regulator produces MGLNEDLGRRLRALRHEQDLSLSELSRRSGVGKGTLSELESGLRNPTLETLYALATALGHPLSAVISDPAPEGGSGSGAGLPGVSGSAVSATLLERHEDAAAVTDVFRVTIRAGATQESAAHVPGTGESLMVLTGTAVVGPPHAPLTVGPGASAQWRADVPHIYSASDADVHGILFVRYPTAARRGRGTGQRRVRPEPGPAGQA; encoded by the coding sequence GTGGGACTGAACGAGGACCTGGGGCGCAGACTGCGGGCGCTGCGGCACGAACAGGATCTGTCCCTCTCGGAGTTGTCCCGGCGCTCCGGGGTGGGCAAGGGCACGCTCTCCGAGCTGGAGAGCGGCCTGCGCAACCCGACCCTGGAGACCCTGTACGCACTCGCCACCGCGCTCGGCCACCCGCTCAGCGCCGTGATCAGCGACCCGGCGCCGGAAGGCGGCTCCGGCTCCGGTGCCGGCCTTCCCGGGGTTTCGGGCAGCGCCGTCAGCGCGACTCTGCTGGAGCGGCACGAGGACGCGGCAGCGGTCACCGACGTGTTCCGCGTGACCATCCGCGCGGGCGCCACCCAGGAGTCCGCGGCGCACGTCCCGGGCACGGGGGAGAGCCTGATGGTGCTGACGGGCACCGCGGTCGTCGGCCCGCCGCACGCCCCCCTGACGGTCGGCCCCGGGGCCTCCGCGCAGTGGCGGGCCGACGTGCCCCACATCTACAGCGCATCGGACGCCGACGTGCACGGCATCCTCTTCGTGCGCTACCCGACGGCCGCCCGGCGGGGAAGAGGGACCGGGCAGCGAAGGGTGCGCCCGGAGCCCGGCCCTGCCGGACAGGCCTGA
- the abc-f gene encoding ribosomal protection-like ABC-F family protein: MSDASIICSGLSFSWPDDTPVLHDLSFTVGSGRTGLVAPNGTGKSTLLRLIAGELRPTAGSVSVGGTLGHLPQSLPLTGELTVAEVLGVDAVIRALDAVESGDVTEDHFAVIGDDWDIEERTRVQLDRLGLTGITLDRSTGTLSGGQVVSLGLAAQLLKRPDVLLLDEPTNNLDLDARRTLHDALDAWNGTLLLVSHDRALLDRMDRIAELDDGELRLYGGDFSAYEEAVRAGQEVAEKNVRNAEQELKREKREMQQARERAERRASNAARNLKNAGLPRIFAGNMKRGAQESAGRAGQTHSARVGEARARLDEAGRAVRDEQRLTLELPDTVVPAGRTVLLAERMRVRLGGRDQFSGEGIDLTIRGPERIALTGPNGAGKTTLLRLINGELPLVGGEIRRSGGRIAYLSQRLDLLDLDRTVAENFAVSAPHRAEAERMNLLARFLFRGDGAHLPVRVLSGGERLRATLACVLCAEPAPQLLLLDEPTNNLDLTSADQLEGALSSYQGAFVVVSHDKRFLARIGVDRWLKLAGGELLETGAPQV, translated from the coding sequence ATGTCCGACGCTTCCATCATCTGCTCCGGCCTCTCTTTCTCCTGGCCCGACGACACCCCTGTTCTCCACGACCTGTCCTTCACCGTGGGGAGCGGCCGTACGGGCCTCGTCGCTCCCAACGGGACCGGCAAGAGCACCCTGCTCAGGCTGATCGCCGGCGAACTCCGCCCCACCGCGGGCTCCGTCTCCGTGGGCGGCACACTCGGCCACCTCCCGCAGAGCCTCCCCCTGACCGGAGAGCTGACGGTGGCCGAGGTCCTGGGGGTCGACGCGGTGATCCGCGCCCTCGACGCCGTCGAATCCGGTGATGTCACCGAGGACCACTTCGCGGTCATCGGAGACGACTGGGACATCGAGGAGCGCACCCGCGTACAGCTGGACCGGCTCGGTCTGACCGGCATCACCCTCGACCGGAGCACCGGCACACTCAGCGGCGGCCAGGTCGTCTCCCTCGGCCTGGCGGCCCAGCTGCTGAAACGGCCCGACGTGCTACTGCTCGACGAGCCGACGAACAACCTGGACCTCGATGCCCGTCGCACACTCCACGACGCGCTCGACGCATGGAACGGCACGCTGCTGCTCGTCAGCCACGACCGTGCGCTGCTCGACCGCATGGACCGCATCGCCGAACTCGACGACGGCGAACTACGCCTCTACGGAGGCGACTTCAGCGCCTACGAGGAAGCCGTGCGGGCCGGGCAGGAGGTCGCCGAGAAAAACGTGCGCAACGCCGAACAGGAGCTGAAGCGGGAGAAGCGGGAAATGCAGCAGGCCCGCGAACGGGCCGAGCGCCGGGCGAGCAACGCGGCCCGCAACCTCAAGAACGCGGGTCTTCCGCGCATCTTCGCCGGGAACATGAAGCGGGGCGCCCAGGAGTCCGCGGGCCGGGCCGGCCAGACCCATTCCGCCCGGGTCGGCGAGGCCAGGGCCCGGCTGGACGAGGCCGGTCGCGCGGTACGCGACGAGCAGCGCCTCACACTCGAACTGCCGGACACCGTCGTGCCCGCCGGACGCACCGTTCTGCTCGCCGAGCGGATGCGGGTGCGCCTGGGCGGACGGGACCAGTTCTCCGGCGAGGGAATCGACCTGACGATCCGCGGCCCCGAACGCATCGCGCTCACCGGCCCCAACGGCGCGGGAAAGACCACCCTGCTGCGCCTGATCAACGGCGAACTCCCGTTGGTCGGCGGCGAGATCAGGCGGTCCGGCGGGCGGATCGCCTATCTGTCCCAGCGGCTCGACCTGCTCGACCTCGACCGCACGGTGGCGGAGAACTTCGCCGTGTCCGCCCCGCACCGGGCCGAGGCGGAGCGGATGAACCTGCTCGCGCGCTTCCTTTTCCGGGGCGACGGCGCCCATCTCCCCGTCCGGGTGCTGTCCGGTGGCGAACGCCTGCGGGCCACCCTGGCCTGCGTCCTGTGCGCCGAACCGGCCCCGCAACTGCTGCTCCTGGACGAGCCGACCAACAACCTCGACCTGACGAGCGCCGACCAGCTGGAGGGCGCACTGAGCTCCTATCAGGGGGCGTTCGTGGTCGTCAGCCACGACAAGCGCTTCCTCGCCAGGATCGGGGTGGACCGGTGGCTGAAGCTGGCCGGCGGCGAGCTGCTGGAGACCGGAGCTCCGCAGGTGTGA
- a CDS encoding ABC-F family ATP-binding cassette domain-containing protein — MPAPALLAHDIVRTLGSRRVLDGVSLTVAPGHRIGLIGENGVGKSTLLRLLAGTDEPDTGSVTRPADVGFLHQEMAFDATSTIADVLDDALREAREDLAEIDRLTEELARAPQDSAGYAELLETYGRRLELAEERETWDADRRAAVLLTGLGLAALPYERTLGSLSGGQRARLSLAALLVRRPSALLLDEPTNHLDDEAAAFVEEQLRGMPGPVVIASHDRAFLDAVCTDLIDLDPAVDGPVRYGGGYSAYLAVKRAERARWERRHTEEQEEIEALRRSADVTARQVAPDRGPRDSEKMGYGLRAGRVQSQIARRVRNASRRLEELERRRTGEPPRPLRFRHTGLAGASADGTLVSLRGVRVPGRLAIGRLDIAATERLLVTGGNGAGKSTLLAVLAGQLTPEGEVGRRPGLTVGVLAQDTRFARPDRAVHETYERALGIDRAEEVPLASLGLLHEGDLDKPVGQLSAGQRRRLALALLTARPPQLLLLDEPTNHLSPRLCDELEEALGTGPGAVVLASHDRWLRKRWQGRGIRLHPEQGDGSGSRGGSDGVVPGGESGLL; from the coding sequence ATGCCCGCACCCGCACTGCTCGCACATGACATCGTCCGCACCCTCGGCTCCAGGCGCGTACTTGACGGGGTGAGCCTCACCGTCGCGCCCGGCCACCGCATCGGCCTGATCGGGGAGAACGGCGTCGGCAAGTCGACTCTGCTGCGCCTGCTCGCCGGTACGGACGAGCCCGACACCGGCAGCGTCACCAGGCCCGCCGATGTGGGCTTCCTGCACCAGGAGATGGCGTTCGACGCCACGTCGACGATCGCCGACGTGCTGGACGACGCCCTCCGCGAGGCCCGGGAGGACCTCGCGGAAATCGACCGGCTCACCGAGGAGCTGGCCCGCGCCCCGCAGGACTCCGCCGGTTACGCCGAACTGCTGGAAACGTACGGCCGACGGCTCGAACTGGCCGAGGAGCGGGAGACGTGGGACGCCGACCGGCGCGCCGCCGTCCTGCTCACCGGTCTCGGACTCGCGGCGCTGCCGTACGAACGGACGCTCGGCTCACTCTCCGGCGGGCAGCGCGCCCGGCTGTCGCTGGCCGCGCTGCTGGTGCGGCGTCCTTCGGCCCTCCTGCTGGACGAGCCGACCAACCACCTCGACGACGAGGCCGCCGCCTTCGTGGAGGAGCAACTGCGCGGGATGCCGGGGCCCGTCGTCATCGCCAGCCACGACCGGGCCTTCCTGGACGCCGTCTGCACGGATCTGATCGACCTCGATCCGGCCGTCGACGGTCCCGTGCGGTACGGCGGCGGCTACAGCGCCTATCTGGCCGTGAAGCGGGCGGAGCGGGCACGCTGGGAGCGGCGTCACACCGAGGAGCAGGAGGAGATCGAGGCGCTGCGCCGCTCGGCCGATGTGACGGCGCGGCAGGTCGCACCGGACCGCGGTCCGCGCGACAGCGAGAAGATGGGGTACGGCCTCCGGGCGGGCCGGGTGCAGAGCCAGATCGCGCGCCGGGTCCGCAACGCCTCCCGCCGGCTGGAGGAGTTGGAGCGCCGTCGGACCGGCGAGCCTCCGCGGCCGCTGCGGTTCCGGCACACGGGTCTCGCCGGGGCCTCGGCCGACGGCACCCTGGTGTCCCTCCGCGGGGTGCGCGTTCCGGGCCGCCTGGCCATCGGCCGCCTCGACATCGCGGCGACCGAGCGGCTCCTGGTCACGGGCGGCAACGGCGCGGGAAAGTCGACGCTGCTCGCCGTGCTCGCCGGACAGCTCACCCCCGAGGGCGAGGTGGGCCGGCGTCCCGGGCTGACGGTCGGGGTGCTCGCGCAGGACACCCGGTTCGCGCGGCCGGACCGTGCCGTCCATGAGACGTACGAGCGCGCCCTGGGCATCGACCGGGCCGAGGAGGTGCCGCTGGCCTCGCTCGGCCTGCTGCACGAGGGAGACCTGGACAAGCCGGTGGGGCAGTTGTCGGCCGGCCAGCGCCGCAGGCTCGCCCTGGCCCTGCTGACGGCCCGGCCGCCACAACTCCTGCTGCTCGACGAACCCACGAACCATCTGTCCCCGCGGCTCTGCGACGAGTTGGAGGAGGCCCTGGGAACGGGGCCCGGTGCCGTCGTCCTGGCCAGCCATGACCGCTGGCTGCGCAAGCGGTGGCAGGGCCGTGGCATCCGGCTGCACCCGGAGCAGGGGGACGGATCGGGTTCGCGGGGCGGGTCCGACGGTGTCGTACCCGGTGGGGAATCCGGGCTGCTGTGA
- a CDS encoding ABC transporter ATP-binding protein — protein sequence MQKALSPVSAESLAPFDHLDHRYRGENPVRTLGHLFRPDRSRLALAALIFVVKHSPVWLLPLITATVLDVVVQHGPESGLWQSTGVLLFILVINYPLHQWYVRLLGGSIRRMGTTLRSALCRRMQQLSIGYHARVSSSVLQAKVVRDVESVEQMMQQSADMGLGAVVTLVGGLVVIGVRVPAFLPVFLVVVPAAGFLVMKLRARLRSHNESFRREVEQLSSRVGEMTTLIPITRAHGLERTALGRVDGSLRQVFAAGLRLDTVNGRFGSLAWVILNTLGVLCLTGSALVAYHGWMPITPGDVVMLSSFFTVLTGSVTTLLGLAPVLTKGLESVRSAGEVLQAPDLERNAGKAQVERVTGRIDFEDVGFAYDDAEPAVDGFTLSARPGETIALVGASGAGKSTVLNLLIGFIRPTSGRIMLDGTDMAGLDLRSYRRFLSVVPQESILFEGSVRDNVTYGMGDTDEATLMRALEDANALDFVRDLPLGLDTVVGQRGARLSGGQRQRLAIARALIRDPRVLVLDEATSALDNRSEALVQEALSRLVHGRTVFVVAHRLSTIQGADRIVAMEGGRIAEVGTHSELLDRGGVYAGLHPARP from the coding sequence ATGCAGAAAGCGCTTTCCCCCGTCTCTGCCGAATCCTTGGCACCCTTCGATCACCTGGACCACCGCTACCGCGGTGAGAACCCGGTACGCACCCTCGGCCATCTGTTCCGCCCCGACCGCAGCCGGCTGGCGCTCGCGGCCCTCATCTTCGTCGTGAAGCACAGCCCCGTCTGGCTGCTCCCGCTGATCACCGCCACCGTCCTCGACGTGGTCGTCCAGCACGGGCCAGAGTCCGGGCTGTGGCAGTCCACCGGCGTCCTGCTGTTCATCCTCGTCATCAACTATCCGCTCCACCAGTGGTACGTACGGCTCCTCGGCGGCAGCATCCGCCGGATGGGCACGACCCTGCGCTCCGCGCTGTGCCGCCGGATGCAGCAGCTGTCCATCGGCTACCACGCCCGGGTCAGTTCGAGCGTCCTGCAGGCCAAGGTGGTCCGCGACGTGGAGTCCGTGGAACAGATGATGCAGCAGAGCGCGGACATGGGCCTCGGCGCCGTCGTGACCCTGGTCGGCGGCCTCGTCGTCATCGGCGTGCGCGTGCCCGCGTTCCTGCCCGTCTTCCTCGTCGTGGTGCCCGCGGCCGGATTCCTGGTGATGAAGCTGCGCGCGCGGCTGCGCAGCCACAACGAGTCCTTCCGCCGCGAGGTCGAACAACTCTCCTCCCGGGTCGGCGAGATGACCACGCTCATCCCCATCACCCGCGCCCACGGCCTGGAGCGGACCGCGCTGGGACGGGTCGATGGTTCACTGCGCCAGGTGTTCGCGGCCGGACTGCGTCTGGACACGGTCAACGGCCGGTTCGGGTCACTGGCCTGGGTCATCCTCAACACGCTCGGCGTGCTGTGTCTGACGGGTTCGGCCCTGGTCGCCTATCACGGCTGGATGCCGATCACCCCTGGCGATGTGGTGATGCTCAGCTCCTTCTTCACGGTGCTGACCGGCTCCGTGACCACGCTGCTCGGCCTGGCCCCCGTACTCACCAAGGGCCTGGAGTCGGTGCGTTCGGCGGGTGAGGTACTCCAGGCCCCCGACCTTGAACGCAATGCCGGCAAGGCGCAGGTGGAGCGGGTCACCGGCCGCATCGACTTCGAGGACGTCGGATTCGCCTACGACGACGCGGAGCCGGCGGTCGACGGATTCACCCTCTCCGCGCGGCCGGGAGAGACCATCGCGCTGGTCGGCGCCTCGGGCGCGGGCAAGTCGACCGTCCTCAACCTGCTCATCGGCTTCATCAGGCCCACCTCCGGCCGCATCATGCTCGACGGCACCGATATGGCCGGGCTCGACCTGCGCAGCTACCGGCGCTTCCTGTCGGTGGTGCCGCAGGAGTCGATCCTGTTCGAGGGCAGCGTCCGCGACAACGTGACGTACGGAATGGGCGACACGGACGAGGCCACGCTGATGCGCGCCCTGGAGGACGCCAACGCGCTGGACTTCGTGCGGGATCTGCCGCTCGGCCTGGACACGGTCGTCGGCCAGCGCGGCGCACGGCTCTCGGGCGGGCAGCGGCAGCGGCTCGCGATCGCCAGGGCACTGATCCGCGACCCCCGGGTGCTGGTACTCGACGAGGCGACCTCCGCACTCGACAACCGCTCGGAGGCCCTCGTCCAGGAGGCCCTCTCCCGTCTGGTGCACGGCCGGACCGTCTTCGTCGTCGCCCACCGCCTCTCCACGATCCAGGGCGCGGACCGCATCGTGGCGATGGAGGGCGGCCGGATCGCGGAGGTGGGGACCCACAGCGAACTGCTGGACAGGGGCGGGGTGTACGCGGGACTGCATCCGGCCCGCCCGTGA